The window GGGCCAACCTGCAGGACGCGGCCTTCGTGCATGACCACGATGTTGCCGCCCAGCATGAGGGCTTCGGTAGGTTCCGTGGTGGTGTAGACGACTACGGAATCACGCTCGATGAAGATCTTCTGCAATTCGTCGCGCAGCTCTTCGCGGAGTTTGTAGTCGAGGTTGACCAGAGGCTCGTCGAGGAGGAGCAGGTCAACGTCCTTGACCAGAGCGCGGGCAATGGCGGTGCGCTGCTGCTGGCCACCGGAAAGCTCTGCGGGCAGACGATCAAGCAGGTGTTCAATGTGAAGCATTTGGGCTGCTTCCTGCACCTTGCGCTCGATCTCATCCTTTTTCTCGCCTGCGATCACAAGGGGCGAGGCGATGTTCTCGTAGATAGTCTGCGAGGGGTAGTTGATAAATTGTTGGTAGACCATGGCTACGCTGCGATCGCGTACGGATACGCCTGTAACGTCGGTATCCTGAGACTCCACCGTGCCTGTGGTGGGACGGTCGAGTCCTGCCATGATGCGGAGCAAAGACGTCTTGCCCGCCAGTGTCCTGCCAAGGATCACGTAACGGGAACTGGATTCGAAATCCAGATCGATGTCTTTGAGGTGGACTTCCTGTCCAACCAGTTTGTTGATGCCAGTTAGTTTAAGACCCATAAATGTTAACTCCCGGGTGGTCGATTCCGGTCAAAAAGTTGCCGCCAGTTAATCACATTTGCCCTATCATTGTCATATTATGTTCGCAAGCGAAAATACATTATGAGTCGCTTCTATCTGGATTCATCCAGTAGGAATTTCTCGGGTACATGAAGTTTCACTTTGCTCTGTTTCATGATGTCCACCAGTTCAGCGGGTGGCATGGTGTCAGTAAACATGGCGTCTATTTCCTGGACGCTGCCAAGACGGACCATGGCATTGCGGCCGAATTTGGTGTGGTCTGTGACCAGAAATACGTTGCGGGAGTTCTCGATGATGGAGCGTGCAGCCGTTACTTCGCGGTAGTCGAAGTCGAGCAGGGTTCCATCCAGATCCACGCCGCTGATGCCAATGATGCCGTAATCCACTTTGAACTGGCGGATAAAGTCGATGGCCGCTTCGCCAACAATGCCGCCGTCCTTGGGCCGAACCAGTCCGCCGGTGACGATGACTTCCATGTCAGAGTTGCCGCTTAATGTTTTAGCGACATTGAGGTTGTTAGTGATGACGCGGAGTTTTTGATGGTGGATCAGGGCTTTGGCCACTTCTTCGTTGGTGGTGCCCATGTTGATGAACAGGGATGAGCGATTTGGGATTTGTTTGGCGACAAGCTGGGCAATGATCTGCTTTTCTTGCAGGCAGAGCACCTTGCGGTCGGTGTAGTCCACATTCTCTGTGCTGAAAGTGGGACCTGCGCCGCCGTGGTGGCGTTGGAGGTGACCCTGCTTGCTGAGAATGTTAATGTCTCGGCGGATAGTCTGGGGCGTCACTTGAAAGCGATCAGCCAGGGTGCCGATGGCGACAAATCCCTGTTCTCTGACCAGTTTGATTATCTGGGCGTGGCGTGTGCGGACGGAGGCATGTTTACCTCCATGATCTTCAGTGTTTGCGGATTCAGTGCCCTGCATGGTCCTTTCCTTGAGCGGTCAAAACGTTCGATAGTGAAAATAAAAAGGGGTGGTTTTGTGTTCGGAAGTGAAAAAAGGAGTGACGCGTCAGCCGATTTTCGTTAGCTTGAGCCTCCCTTGCTCAGCAAAAAAACGACAAAAGTGTGTTTTTTTGTTCATATCACTTTCACTTTTTTGTTACAAGGGAAAAGAAATAATGACGATTGCGTGTCGGTTTGCGAAAGAAGCCAACAAAGCATTTTCATAAAGGTTGAATCCAATGAAGGTTTTACAGACCAGGGTCCTTATTCTCGGAGGCGGAGCCACAGGTACCGGTCTTGCCAGGGATCTCGCCCTGCGCGGGGTCAAATGTATCCTGGCCGAGCGTCGCGACATCAATGCGGGCGCTTCGGGCGGTAATCATGGGCTGCTTCACAGTGGTGCCCGTTATGTGGCGTCGGACATGGAAGCGGCTATCGAGTGTCGTGAAGAGGGGGAAATCCTCAAACGACTGGCGCCCCAGTGTATCGAGGACACGGGCGGCCTGTTCGTGGCCGTGGAAGGCGACAACGAGCAGTACATCGCTGATTTTCAGGCCATGTGCGACCGCAGCAAGGTCCCGGCCCGCAAGTTGGGATTGGATGAAGCCCGCGCCATGGAGCCGGTTCTGTCCGATAAGCTTATCGCTGCCTACGAGGTAGAAGACGCTGCCGTCGATCCTTTCATGCTTTCACTGGACAACCTTGCCCACGCCATGGACCACGGCGCCGAGTATGTGCGTAACGCCAGAGTTGTTGGCTTCGACGTCGAGAACGGCGACATCAAATGTACCCGGCTCCGCAATGAGCGCACGGGTGAAGAATTTCTGGTCGAGGCGGAGATCGTGGTCAACGCCACAGGCGCGTGGGCCGGACAGGTCGCTGAACTTGCCGGGGCCAAGATCAACATCCTCTATTCCGCAGGTAGTCTCATCGTTACCCAGGACAGGCTGACCAAACGAGTGGTCAACCGTCTTCGCAAGGCTGCTGATGCGGATATCCTCGTGCCCGGCGGCACCGTGTCGGTTCTCGGTACCACCTCTGTTACCGTGGACGACCCGGACCACTGCAAGCCGACCGTCAGCGAAGTGGACCGCATCATTGAAGATGCCAAGGCCATGATGCCTGTATTGGAGACCACTCGTTACATCCGCGCTTACGCCGGGGTTCGCCCGTTGGTGCTTTCCGGCGATGCGGGAGATGCTCGCAACGTGAGTCGTGGCTTCTCTCTCATCGATCACGCCGGTGACAACGTGGACAACTTCGTCACCATCACCGGCGGCAAGTTGACAACTTACCGCATGATGGCCGAGCGAACCGCAGACATGGTCTGTAAAAAGCTCGGCGTGACAGCGCCGTGCCTCACCGCTGTGGAGCCGCTCCCGGCTTCCACCATGGGCCGCTGGACCGAACCCGGTCTGGGACCCAAGTCCTGGATTCAGGATCGTAACGCCGACGACCTCGTTCTCTGTGAGTGCGAGATGGTCTCCCGCACCGCGGTAAATACCATCGTCGAAAACATGGGCGAGATGCGTGGCGAATCAATGTTGCAGGCAATCGGCCTGCGCAGCCGAGTTGGCAAGGGCCCGTGTCAGGGCGGCTTCTGCGGCTTGCGCATTACCGGCCATCTCTACGATGAAGGTCATCAGCAGGGCCAGCAGGGTATGGACGAACTTCGTCAGTTCGTGGGACGCCGTTGGCGCGGCTTCTCCCCGGTCCTTTGGGGGCTGGGCATGGTTCAGGCCGACCTGCAGGAGGCACTGTATTGCGGCGCGCTGGATCTGGAACTGGATGATGACGACGAAACCTGCGGAGACGAATAATGACGCAAGACAATACACTTTATGATGTCATGGTCATCGGCTCGGGCTTCGCGGGCATGGCCGCAGCTCTGTTCGCTGCCAAGCGCGGTCTCAAGGTCGTGCAGGCAGGCTCCACCGGTGGTATCGACTTTTCCACAGGCTTCATTGATCTCATGGGCGTACACCCCATCAGCGAAGGCAAGCGGTGGATGAATCCGTGGAAAGCTATTGATGCTGTGGTAGCTGATCATCCCAAGCATCCTTATGGTTTGATGACCTCTGATGAAATTTCCGCTTCTATCGACGGGTTTACCGATTTTCTTGCTGAGCAAGGGCTGGAGTATGTGGGGAACGATGACCGCAACACCTGTACCCTGACCTCTGCCGGAACCGTGAAACGCACGTACCGTCTTCCCAAGTCCGCATGGAAGGGGGCCGAGGCTTTCGAGAGTAAAGCTCCGACCCTTATTGTGGACTTTAACGGTCTCAAGGGATTCAGTGGCAACCAGCTGGTTGAGAATCGTAAGGAGCGTTGGCCTGAGCTGCGCACCGTACGGGTGGACTTTCCTAACGGGAAAGGTGAGCTGTACCCTGAGCATATGGCTTGGGCTCTGGCTGATCCCGCCAATCGTGTGAAGCTGGCCGAGACAGTGATGGAACACGCTGGAGATGCCGAGTACATCGGCTTTCCCGCGGTGCTGGGCCTCATTGATCCGCAGAAGATCGTCGACCACCTGGAAGAACTCACCGGCAAACATATTTTCGAGATTCCGACCATGCCTCCGTCCATCGCAGGTCCCCGTCTTCGTGCCGTCTTCGACAGAGGCCTGCCCGCGCTGGGCGTGCAAACTCTGTCTCAGAAGATGATCACCGGGGCCACCATGGATGGCGGTGTGATTCATTTCACCGTCGGGAAAGGCAAAGCTGCCAATACGGTCTCGGCCAAGAGCTGCATTCTGGCGACAGGACGGTTCTTCGGTAAGGGGCTCAAGGCGCAGCGTGACAAGATCATCGAACCTGTATTTGGGGTACCTGTATGCCAGCCTGAAGCTCGCGACGAGTGGCACGGCGAGGCATTCTTTGACAAGGGAGGGCACCCCGTGAACCTGGCGGGCGTCGAGGTGGATTCTCACCTTCGTCCGCTGGGCGTTGATGGCTCGCCAATGCACGACAATCTTTATGCCGCAGGAGCCGTGCTGGCCCACCATGACTGGATGCGCATGAAGTGTGGTGCAGGGCTGGCGATTGCCACCGCGTACAAGGCTGTTGTGGAGTTGGCGAAGTAAAGAGGTAGGAACTGTTCAAAGAGGAGCGGGTATGGATTTCTTCGATTTCGGTTTGATTCTCGCCTCAGTGATTTTTATCGCCGGTGCCGCCCGGCGCATTGTGCGGTGGTTTGCCGCTGGAAAATCCACGGCTCCAGACCGTAATTCGCTGAACCCCATAAAGGCTGTCTGGGCGTTGATCTTTGACGGTCTCCTGCTTGCCCGCACCGGCCGCACCGACAAGCTGCGCTGGATTTCTCATACATTGGTCTTCTTTGGCTTCATGGGGCTGCTGCTTTTCCACGCCCTTGATGACTATGTGACCGCCGCATTCTTTCCTGCCTTTGAGTCCACGCTTGATCCGTGGCAGTGGCTGCGTAATCTCTTTGGTCTCATGACCTTGTCGGGCCTTGCCTACATGGGGCATCGCCGCTTCCACACACGCACTGTTCGCGACACGTCCCGCTTTCAAGACTGGGCAGCCATCCTGTTGGTGGCCGGCATTATCCTGTCCGGCTTCTTTCTCGAAGCATCCAAGATCATTTCCCCAGCCGTTTTCACCCGCATGACAAATGAGTTCTTTGTGCCTGACGAAGCTGGAGACATGACCGCGTTGAAAGCCTATTGGGCTGACGAGTACGGGGTCGTTTTCCCGGAAACGCTCCCCATGGATGAGGATACGTTAGAGAAGGGTGCAGAGCTGAACCAGGATAGCTGTGCTGATTGTCATTCCAATACCAAATCCGCATTTGTTTCCCGCCCGCTGGCAACGGCAATGATGCCGCTGGCCAATTCGCTGAATGTCAGTCGAGCAGATAAGGTCTTCTGGTATCTCCACATTGTTTTCTGTTTCATAGGGTTGGCAACGCTGCCATTTGGCAAGTTTTTCCATCCTTTGTCCGCTCCCGTGAATCTGGCTGCACGTCAGGGTCGTCGTGATGGTGCTCCTGCCGGGCCGTTTGCGCAGATGGTGGGGCTGGATGCCTGTACTCGTTGCGGCGAATGTAGTGTCCGTTGCAGCGTGGCACCGAGTTACGCCGTGCTGGGCAACAAGGATATTCTGCCATCGGAAAAGCTCGTATCTCTTGGCAAATACCGTTCAGAAGGTTCGCTGTCTGGTCATGATCTGGAGGACTTTGCTCAAGGCAGTCGTATCTGTACCGAGTGCCTGCAATGTACTGATATCTGTCCGGTCGGCATCAATTTGCAAGACCTGTGGTTGACCTCCAAGCCTGAAGTGGCTGCCGAGTCTCCTGATCCGAATCAGGCTGTTCGTGCCATGGATGCGGTAACGCGTTCTTCAGGGCTTGGTGAGGAGCCGTGTCTGCCGCCAGTCTATGGCTTGGCTGACAACAAGGAATCTTTCCACGGCTGCGTGCAGTGTACCACCTGCACCAGTGTCTGTCCGGTGGTGGCTGTGAGTGAAGATCCGTCCACCGACCTCGATCTCACTCCTCAGCAGATCATGAATCTTCTGCGCATGGGCCTTAAAGACGAGACGCTCGGCGCGCGCATGGTCTGGTCCTGCACCACTTGCTACAAGTGTCAGGAACACTGCCCACAAAATATCAAAGTAGCCGATATCCTGTATGAACTTCGCAACACTGCTGCCGCCCGCATCGGGCGTGACCGCTTCAAGGGGGAATGCTAATGAGATTCGCTTACTTTCCCGGCTGCAAGATTCAACATCATTTGCCCGAATACGGTTCTTCTGTAGAGGCTGTTTGCAACGCGCTTGATATCGAGCTGGTCAAACTGGAATTCAACTGCTGCGGTTGGCCGGTGCGACACGAAAACGAACTGGCTTCCATCTACTCCGCAGTGCGAAATTTTGCGCAGGCTGAAGCGGCAGGGCTGTCTATCATGACGCCGTGCAAATGCTGTTTCGGCAATCTCAAATACGCCTCCCATCGGTTGGCGGAAGACCCCAAGCTCTCCGAGTCAGTTGCGTATCTGTTGGCACAGGACGGGCTCTCCATGCCCAAGAGCATGGACGCATTTCATCTATTGACCATTCTGGACGAACAGGTCGGGGCCGAATTCCTCCGACGACGGACCGCAATCCCATTGTCCGGAGTCAAGGTGGCATGCCATTACGGCTGCCATGCCTTGCGCCCCGGCAACGTCACCGGGTTTGACGACCCATTGGCTCCGACCTTGTTTGAACGGATAATCCAGGCTCTGGGCGCAGAAACCGTTGATTGGGATCTGCGCCTGGAGTGCTGTGGTCACCCCCTGCGCGGGCGTGACGATATTATCTCCCAGGCGCTTATGCGCAAGAAGGTGGAAGGGGCAAAGGAAGCGGGCGCAGACATCATCGTCACAGCCTGTACCTATTGTCAGCTTCAGTTCGATCGCGAGCGGGCCAAACTGCCGCGTACCGACCTTGCCTATCAGGCTCCGCCTGCGGTGTTGGTGACGCAGCTCATCGGCAAAGCGCTCGGGTTGGATGCCTATGAGGTGGGCCTCAACAAAAATCACATTCCCTGGCATGCACCTGTTTTGTAGCGCCCGGCTTTGTGCTACACGGGCCTGATAAAAGCGACACACAACTTTTCAGTTTATAAGGAGACGCACATGGCGAAATATGTCGGAGCCGTAGACTCGGGAACCACCAGCAGCCGCTTCATCATTTTTGACGAGAAGGGCCGCATCGTCGGACTGGACCAGAAGGAACACGAGCAGATCTATCCCAAGCCGGGTTGGGTCGAGCATGATCCCATGGAAATCTGGAACAACACCTGCGAGGTCATCAAGGGTGCTTTGACCAAGTCTGGCATCAAGGGCTCCGAGCTGGCCGCCATCGGCATCACCAACCAGCGCGAAACTACTGTCGTTTGGGATCGCAACACCGGTAAGCCGTTCTACAACGCCATTGTCTGGCAGTGCACCCGTACTCACGAGATTTGCAAGGACCTCATGGCTGACGGCGGTCAGGACCGTTTCCGTGAAAAGACCGGGCTGCCCATCGCAACATATTTTTCCGGCCCCAAGATCAAGTGGATTCTCGAAAATGTGCCTGAGGCCAAGGCTGCCGCCGAGCGCGGTGATGCCATGTTTGGCACCATCGAATCCTGGATCATCTGGTGGCTCACCGGCGGTCCCAAGGGCGGCGCACACGTTACTGACGTAACCAACGCCAGCCGTACCATGCTCATGGATCTCAAGACGCTGGAATGGGATCAGGAGATCATGGACATCATGGGCGTACCCCGTCAGGGTCTGCCCCGAATTGTGCCTTCCTCCGATGAAGATACGTGGGGTCCCACCGCCGAAAATGGACCGCTCGGTGCACGTGTACCGGTTTGCGGTGCGGTCGGTGACCAGCAGGCTGCCCTCGTGGGCCAGACCTGTTTCGCTCCCGGTCAGGCCAAGAATACTTACGGCACCGGTTGCTTCCTGTTGATGCACACTGGTCACGAGCCTATCCAGTCCAAGCACGGTCTCATCACCACGCTGGCGTATCAGTTCTCTGGCCGTAAGCCTTCCTACTGCCTTGAAGGTTCCATCGCCATTGCTGGTGCGCTGGTTCAGTGGCTGCGCGACAATCTTCAGATGTTCGAGTCCGCTCCCGAGATCGAGGCTCTGGCCTCCAAGGTCGAGGACACCGGTGGCATGTACATCGTACCTGCCTTCTCCGGTCTGTACGCTCCGTATTGGCGTCCCGATGCCCGCGGCGTCATGGTGGGCCTGACTCGCTACATCAACCGCAATCATATTGCCCGTGCAGTCTTGGAGGCCACAGCCTACCAGACCAAGGATATCGTCGAAGCCATGAACAAGGATTCCGGCGTAGAGCTCAAGACCCTCAAGGCTGACGGCGGCATGGTTTACAACGAGCTACTTATGCAGTTCCAGTCCGACATCCTTGATGTTCCTGTTGTACGCCCCAAAGTGGCAGAGACCACTTGCCTCGGTGCGGCTTACGCTGCCGGTATTGCCGTTGGCTTCTGGTCTGGCCGTGAGGAGTTGTACAACAACTGGGAAGAGGACAAGACCTGGCAGCCCGATATGGACGAGGAGACTCGCAAAGAGGGCTACGATGGCTGGAAGAAGGCCGTCGAAAGAACCTTTGACTGGGTCGACTAAGACTGTCCAAACAAAGACAACCAAAGGCGGCCCCGATCAGGGTCGCCTTTTTTTGGGGTAAGAAGAGGGTGGATGCCTCTTTGGCGCGATTAAGATTGGACGAGCTGGGCTTCCTGCCTGGCATCCGGACAAAGGCCAATGATCCGTTGGAATCCCATTGTGCAACATAGATGCAGGGGTTGTAATTTAAGGAAGTTGCCTTAAAGTAACGGCACAGCTTCAAGCGAAGCGACCGATAATAAGTTTTGGAAACGCCACTCCGGCGAGGGGCCGCCGGAGGCATCATATACCTGTAATTGGAGTCAGCCCCCTTTCAAGGAGCACATTGTGAAGACGTCCTTAACTTCTACCGGGCGCATTCCCATGCTGGACGTGGCCCGGTTCTTCGGCATGATTCTGGTCTATTACGGCCATATCATCGAGCGGATGATGTACCTGAAAAATCCAGTCGCAGCGGCACAGTACAAGTTCATCTACTCCTTCCATATGCCGTTCTTCTTTCTGCTCGCTGGATTCACCATCGCGCCAGAGAAAACACTCGTACCCATGGGGCGGTATCTGAAGAAACTGGCGACATCGCGACTGGTTCCCTATTTCTTTTTCACCATTGTGTTGGCCTTGCTGAGCCTGTGCTTTGCAGGATGGTTCACTGTGGTGGATGTCTCCACTTCCGCCGGGTATCTCAAGGGCGCCGTTTCAACGTTGTTGGGCTTCCCGGTCTTCAACATCCCGTTGTGGTTCATGGCCTGTCTCGTATCCGTAGAGCTCATCCATTATGCGGTTGGGCGTTTTTTGGATAACAACATCAAATTGCTGATGGCCGCGATGGCGTTTTATGTTGCTGGTTTTTACCTGACACAGAAGGTGCATCTGCTTGGCGGTGCTACCTACTGGCTCCTGCATGAGGCGCTGGTGGTCTATGCGTTCTATCTCATAGGCGTCGTCATGCGCCGCGAGGCCATGCTGCTGGGCGGTCATCCCCGCTGGCGGCTGATGCTTGCGAGTGCCGCCTGCCTGCTGGTGGTAGTCTTCACCTGGGACATGAATCAGGGACCGTTCCAGTTGATTCAGGCAGTGGTCATTGTCCTGTCCGGGCATGGCAATATGCTGCTGTTCCCGCTCACCGCTCTGGCAGGCAGTTTGTTTGTGCTGCTGGCAGCCAGAAGCGCCGGAGCAAATCGCTTCTTCATGTTCATGGGCGAGAATGCATTGATCCTCTTCTGCTTGAACGGTGTATTCTATCACTTCCTGAACGGACCGTTTGCTGATTGGTTCGTGAAGACGTTCCCGGGAGAATGGTGGTCTGTGACTGCCGCAGGCATCGCCTTTACCGTGGTCAGCATGGCTGCGTGCATCCCGTTTATTTACGCCTTCAATCGCTGGACCCCGGTATTGGTAGGCAAGCGGCTCAGGCCCGGAAATGCCAAGCTGGGTGTTAGCGGAAGAAGCCGCTAATATCTGATTGACTAAAATAGAAAGGGCTTCCTGCATTGTCTGCGGGAAGCCCTTTTTGTTTGGTCTATTCGGGGTTAGCTGGCTGCTTCAAGGATCGCCATGAGCTCTTCTTTGGTCAGCTCTATGGGGTTGCCCTTCATGGAGCTGGCGTTTGCGGCCATTTCCACAAGTTCTTCGAAGTGATCAGCCGTGACACCCATGTCGGAGAGTCTGGGAATTACCAACTCTTCGCAAAGCTGTTCCACCCAGTCTGCGCCATCTTCGGGGCCGCAGGTTACGTCTCCGGTGAGCATGACCGCGATTTCGTTGTAGCGGAACAGGGAAGGGGATTCTGGATCGCGTTCGCGCAGGGCAGCGATATTGGCCCGCATGACATGGGGAAGAAGTGTGGCGCAGACTTCGCCGTGCGGTACCTTGAATTGACCACCGAGCGGAGCAGCAAAGCCGTGAACAGCACCGAGTTTGGCGTTGGCCAAAGCGATGCCGGAGAACAGGGCAGCCATGGCCATGTCTTCACGCGCCATAATGTCCCTGCCATCCTCAAAGGCGATGGGCAGCGAGGTTGCGGCGCGCATCATGCCTTCACGGCAAAGGCCGTCGGTCATGGGATTGGCTGCGTGGGAAACGTATGCCTCCATAAGCTGCGTCAGGGCGTCCATGCCTGTGGCGGCAGTGACGTTGGGCGGCATGGAGATCATCAGTTCCGGGTCGATGACCGCGATGTCAGCGATCATGTCCGTGGAGCGCAGGCTGACCTTTACGTCATGTCCTTTGGCGAGCAGTACACCATTGGCCGTGACTTCAGAGCCGGTCCCGGCCGTGGTCGGAACGGTGATAAGCGGCATCGGCTTTTCGGTCAGAGGCTGGCCTTTGCCTACCACTTCCAGATAGTCGAAAATATCAGCAGTATTGGTGATCAATGCGGCAATGACTTTGGCCGCGTCCATGACGCTGCCACCGCCCATGCCG of the Pseudodesulfovibrio sp. zrk46 genome contains:
- a CDS encoding CoB--CoM heterodisulfide reductase iron-sulfur subunit B family protein, which encodes MRFAYFPGCKIQHHLPEYGSSVEAVCNALDIELVKLEFNCCGWPVRHENELASIYSAVRNFAQAEAAGLSIMTPCKCCFGNLKYASHRLAEDPKLSESVAYLLAQDGLSMPKSMDAFHLLTILDEQVGAEFLRRRTAIPLSGVKVACHYGCHALRPGNVTGFDDPLAPTLFERIIQALGAETVDWDLRLECCGHPLRGRDDIISQALMRKKVEGAKEAGADIIVTACTYCQLQFDRERAKLPRTDLAYQAPPAVLVTQLIGKALGLDAYEVGLNKNHIPWHAPVL
- a CDS encoding iron-containing alcohol dehydrogenase, with the protein product MQFNFATAAKIVFKNGVATEVPTMAANLGSKPCLVIGSNADRAQWLINELDAPHVVQVTGEPDTDFAAQASQQAREAGCDVVIGMGGGSVMDAAKVIAALITNTADIFDYLEVVGKGQPLTEKPMPLITVPTTAGTGSEVTANGVLLAKGHDVKVSLRSTDMIADIAVIDPELMISMPPNVTAATGMDALTQLMEAYVSHAANPMTDGLCREGMMRAATSLPIAFEDGRDIMAREDMAMAALFSGIALANAKLGAVHGFAAPLGGQFKVPHGEVCATLLPHVMRANIAALRERDPESPSLFRYNEIAVMLTGDVTCGPEDGADWVEQLCEELVIPRLSDMGVTADHFEELVEMAANASSMKGNPIELTKEELMAILEAAS
- a CDS encoding acyltransferase family protein, coding for MKTSLTSTGRIPMLDVARFFGMILVYYGHIIERMMYLKNPVAAAQYKFIYSFHMPFFFLLAGFTIAPEKTLVPMGRYLKKLATSRLVPYFFFTIVLALLSLCFAGWFTVVDVSTSAGYLKGAVSTLLGFPVFNIPLWFMACLVSVELIHYAVGRFLDNNIKLLMAAMAFYVAGFYLTQKVHLLGGATYWLLHEALVVYAFYLIGVVMRREAMLLGGHPRWRLMLASAACLLVVVFTWDMNQGPFQLIQAVVIVLSGHGNMLLFPLTALAGSLFVLLAARSAGANRFFMFMGENALILFCLNGVFYHFLNGPFADWFVKTFPGEWWSVTAAGIAFTVVSMAACIPFIYAFNRWTPVLVGKRLRPGNAKLGVSGRSR
- a CDS encoding ABC transporter ATP-binding protein codes for the protein MGLKLTGINKLVGQEVHLKDIDLDFESSSRYVILGRTLAGKTSLLRIMAGLDRPTTGTVESQDTDVTGVSVRDRSVAMVYQQFINYPSQTIYENIASPLVIAGEKKDEIERKVQEAAQMLHIEHLLDRLPAELSGGQQQRTAIARALVKDVDLLLLDEPLVNLDYKLREELRDELQKIFIERDSVVVYTTTEPTEALMLGGNIVVMHEGRVLQVGPTAEVYANPANMEVAKVFSDPPINFLTGSVKDGTVTIGDQLNFAAPASMKDLGTGDYTFGIRSSQFSLNNEDGQEVCIKGEINLTEINGSETFVHFKYCDASLVVQENGVHSYKVGSEVSVYAHPGAFYVFNEAGDLVASPAKA
- a CDS encoding DeoR/GlpR family transcriptional regulator — encoded protein: MQGTESANTEDHGGKHASVRTRHAQIIKLVREQGFVAIGTLADRFQVTPQTIRRDINILSKQGHLQRHHGGAGPTFSTENVDYTDRKVLCLQEKQIIAQLVAKQIPNRSSLFINMGTTNEEVAKALIHHQKLRVITNNLNVAKTLSGNSDMEVIVTGGLVRPKDGGIVGEAAIDFIRQFKVDYGIIGISGVDLDGTLLDFDYREVTAARSIIENSRNVFLVTDHTKFGRNAMVRLGSVQEIDAMFTDTMPPAELVDIMKQSKVKLHVPEKFLLDESR
- a CDS encoding 4Fe-4S dicluster domain-containing protein; translated protein: MDFFDFGLILASVIFIAGAARRIVRWFAAGKSTAPDRNSLNPIKAVWALIFDGLLLARTGRTDKLRWISHTLVFFGFMGLLLFHALDDYVTAAFFPAFESTLDPWQWLRNLFGLMTLSGLAYMGHRRFHTRTVRDTSRFQDWAAILLVAGIILSGFFLEASKIISPAVFTRMTNEFFVPDEAGDMTALKAYWADEYGVVFPETLPMDEDTLEKGAELNQDSCADCHSNTKSAFVSRPLATAMMPLANSLNVSRADKVFWYLHIVFCFIGLATLPFGKFFHPLSAPVNLAARQGRRDGAPAGPFAQMVGLDACTRCGECSVRCSVAPSYAVLGNKDILPSEKLVSLGKYRSEGSLSGHDLEDFAQGSRICTECLQCTDICPVGINLQDLWLTSKPEVAAESPDPNQAVRAMDAVTRSSGLGEEPCLPPVYGLADNKESFHGCVQCTTCTSVCPVVAVSEDPSTDLDLTPQQIMNLLRMGLKDETLGARMVWSCTTCYKCQEHCPQNIKVADILYELRNTAAARIGRDRFKGEC
- the glpB gene encoding glycerol-3-phosphate dehydrogenase subunit GlpB; this encodes MTQDNTLYDVMVIGSGFAGMAAALFAAKRGLKVVQAGSTGGIDFSTGFIDLMGVHPISEGKRWMNPWKAIDAVVADHPKHPYGLMTSDEISASIDGFTDFLAEQGLEYVGNDDRNTCTLTSAGTVKRTYRLPKSAWKGAEAFESKAPTLIVDFNGLKGFSGNQLVENRKERWPELRTVRVDFPNGKGELYPEHMAWALADPANRVKLAETVMEHAGDAEYIGFPAVLGLIDPQKIVDHLEELTGKHIFEIPTMPPSIAGPRLRAVFDRGLPALGVQTLSQKMITGATMDGGVIHFTVGKGKAANTVSAKSCILATGRFFGKGLKAQRDKIIEPVFGVPVCQPEARDEWHGEAFFDKGGHPVNLAGVEVDSHLRPLGVDGSPMHDNLYAAGAVLAHHDWMRMKCGAGLAIATAYKAVVELAK
- the glpK gene encoding glycerol kinase GlpK codes for the protein MAKYVGAVDSGTTSSRFIIFDEKGRIVGLDQKEHEQIYPKPGWVEHDPMEIWNNTCEVIKGALTKSGIKGSELAAIGITNQRETTVVWDRNTGKPFYNAIVWQCTRTHEICKDLMADGGQDRFREKTGLPIATYFSGPKIKWILENVPEAKAAAERGDAMFGTIESWIIWWLTGGPKGGAHVTDVTNASRTMLMDLKTLEWDQEIMDIMGVPRQGLPRIVPSSDEDTWGPTAENGPLGARVPVCGAVGDQQAALVGQTCFAPGQAKNTYGTGCFLLMHTGHEPIQSKHGLITTLAYQFSGRKPSYCLEGSIAIAGALVQWLRDNLQMFESAPEIEALASKVEDTGGMYIVPAFSGLYAPYWRPDARGVMVGLTRYINRNHIARAVLEATAYQTKDIVEAMNKDSGVELKTLKADGGMVYNELLMQFQSDILDVPVVRPKVAETTCLGAAYAAGIAVGFWSGREELYNNWEEDKTWQPDMDEETRKEGYDGWKKAVERTFDWVD
- the glpA gene encoding anaerobic glycerol-3-phosphate dehydrogenase subunit GlpA — its product is MKVLQTRVLILGGGATGTGLARDLALRGVKCILAERRDINAGASGGNHGLLHSGARYVASDMEAAIECREEGEILKRLAPQCIEDTGGLFVAVEGDNEQYIADFQAMCDRSKVPARKLGLDEARAMEPVLSDKLIAAYEVEDAAVDPFMLSLDNLAHAMDHGAEYVRNARVVGFDVENGDIKCTRLRNERTGEEFLVEAEIVVNATGAWAGQVAELAGAKINILYSAGSLIVTQDRLTKRVVNRLRKAADADILVPGGTVSVLGTTSVTVDDPDHCKPTVSEVDRIIEDAKAMMPVLETTRYIRAYAGVRPLVLSGDAGDARNVSRGFSLIDHAGDNVDNFVTITGGKLTTYRMMAERTADMVCKKLGVTAPCLTAVEPLPASTMGRWTEPGLGPKSWIQDRNADDLVLCECEMVSRTAVNTIVENMGEMRGESMLQAIGLRSRVGKGPCQGGFCGLRITGHLYDEGHQQGQQGMDELRQFVGRRWRGFSPVLWGLGMVQADLQEALYCGALDLELDDDDETCGDE